Below is a window of Halarcobacter anaerophilus DNA.
CGTAAACCGAAACAGCTTCTATATGCTCTTTAGTACCTAAATATTTTGCCAGCTCTTTATCAAAGGCTTTTTTCATAGAAGGTTCATTTCTTCTAAATCCAAATGCTCCGTAACCTTTTACCTCTTTACCGTCAATTATCGGGTCTTTAAAAGGAAGTGCCTGCTGAACCGAAGCTTCTTTTTTTGCAAGCTCAAGCATTGTTAAGTGTGTCCCTGCTAAAGCGTCGATTCTTCCTGTTTTAAGTGCTGCCAAACCGCTTGGATAATCCGGAAAATTTATTGTTTGAGATCTTTTTATTCCCGTTTCTTTTGCATAAGTACTCTCTATTGCTCCTGCCATTACTCCAAGTTTGATTGAATCATTTTTTGCCACATCTTCAAAACTGTGAAGATTTTTTGGATTACCTTTTTTTACTAAGAAGCTTTCTCCTATTGCATAAGTAGGATTTGAAAAAAGAACTTGTCTGCATCTTTTGGGTGTTATATACATTCCTGCTGAAATCATATCAAATCTTCCTGCTTTAAGTCCCGGGATAAGTGAACCAAATTCGGTAACTACTGCTTTAACATTTGTAATTCCAAGTTTTTTTAAAATTGCTAAAGCAACAGTCGGAGCTTCTCCTTTTAACTCTCCATTTGCATCTTTATACCCGTAAGGTATCTCATTTGCAAAACCGATTGTAATAGTTTTACTCTTTTGATATTTGCTTAAAGCATCTTCACCAAAAACATTTGTAATCAGTAAAAAGAACAAAAGTATTGATATCTTTTTCATATTTACTCCTTTTAAATTTTGTTTTATAATACAAAAATAGTCTTAAGTATGTAATAAAATTACATAAACTATGTAAAATAATATCATATAAAGTGTATTCAATGGTTCT
It encodes the following:
- the ehuB gene encoding ectoine/hydroxyectoine ABC transporter substrate-binding protein EhuB, producing the protein MKKISILLFFLLITNVFGEDALSKYQKSKTITIGFANEIPYGYKDANGELKGEAPTVALAILKKLGITNVKAVVTEFGSLIPGLKAGRFDMISAGMYITPKRCRQVLFSNPTYAIGESFLVKKGNPKNLHSFEDVAKNDSIKLGVMAGAIESTYAKETGIKRSQTINFPDYPSGLAALKTGRIDALAGTHLTMLELAKKEASVQQALPFKDPIIDGKEVKGYGAFGFRRNEPSMKKAFDKELAKYLGTKEHIEAVSVYGFGKATLTNGKTSQELCGK